In Pseudomonadota bacterium, the genomic stretch GTGCTGCAACATATTATGGGAAGCTGTGTTGGCTTCTGCGGTAATTTTTAAAAGTTTATTTGCTCTTTGCTGTTGTGCTTGTTTTTGTGCTGCCAAAGACAGCCATAAGGCCATACGTTGAGCTGACGAGGTTGCAGGATCTTCAACGACTTCGGTTATTTCTTGCAGACCTGGATGTCCAACAACACTTTGGCTACAGGTACCGGCAATTTCTTTACCGCTCACCAGAGCCTGCAACCATTGCTTGATTTGCGGTTGTTGCAAGGATTGAAGAAAAGGTGGATGCAAAACTGGACCACCAGGAACAATTGCAATTGTCGCTTGATTTTCTTCTTGAACCAAATCTCCACTTTCCAAAGCCTGCAAAACTTCTTCCACTGCAATCCAGGCAAATTCGCTGTACTCTTTTGCATGGGAGCTATCAGTTAATTTCTGCAATAAGGTTTGTGGATCGATGTGATCAACCTTGGCCAAATAGGTACGAAACCGTTTGAGAGTTAAATTGTCCTCAACAGTCACCGTATCATGAGACGGCATGTAGAGAATATCGCTTTGAAAATTCAAATGATCTCCTGATTCTTCTAGCGTTTCTCGAGCCCCAGCTTCATAAAATCTTTCACCCGCATCAGCTTTACCCCCAAGATTACCCCACCAATTGTGTCTTGTACGTTTGCCTAACAAAATATAGGGCTTACCGTCTTCCATTTTATAAATCAAAGTACCAGCAGCATCATTAAGGGATGCAAATGCAAAAGGATCAGCCTTAGGGTTAATTTTTCCGTCAAAAAAATCATCTAAAAACCGCAAATGCTGCAACCTTGATTCGAAAAACTGCAATAGCTCTTGGGTATCTTCATAGCGCACAGCTTGACAAAAATCGCGTGCCTGTTGCAGCAACTGATCTCTTGCTGTCAAAAGTTGGCTAATCTGCAATTTGATGTTTTCCGGAGTGATCTCGGCAAAATTTCGAGCTCCAAAGGTATCCCCCTGACGAAAGCTGGCAAATTCAGACACCTGGTGTCGAAACCACATGTCATCCTTTGCTGCTTTTGCTCGTGTCGCCATTTTGCGGTGACCAAGCGAACGGTGCAATAGAGCGCCACCACTGTCAATCAAATACAGCGCTCCTTCAGCTGTAATAATAAAGTTTTCTGGTTTGATATCCCAAGCACTTAAAAGCGCAAGTGAGGCAAAATTAGGTGCCAGCAACTCCGTTAACTGCTCTTGTGTTGGCTGAGAGCCTTCCACGAATTCGGCCAAGCGATACAATCCACCTCTGTGCAATTTCGTATCCCCTAATTGCTGCTTAATACACTCAGGAACATCATTGAAAAGATAAAAATTTGGGAAATGACCACCGGCTTTTTGGTACATCGCTCCAGCTAAGCACTCATTGATGCCATGATGTTTATTTTTCCAACTCTTGAGAGTCCATTGTTTTCCATTAGGATCAATAAAAACCTGTACACCACCAGATCCGCCGGAAAGTGTTTTCACAAATTTCAACTCAGAGAAATTAGGAATTTTGTCCCGCTGACTTGAATACTCCCCTAAATCCTGCCATGAAGAATAGAGTGGAGCAAATGTGCGCTTGTAATGGTAGAGGTCTAAGGGCTGATTCAAATTGAGCTTTTTCTGATATTGCTCTGCAAAGTGGTACGCGTTGTCATCAATAAATGAAATTCGTGTGGATTTGTGCCCAAGCGATGCAAGATGCTCCATAAATGCTTGCAAAGTTTGCAATTTGCTGGAAATTCTTGCGTCAGAACTTTTATCATCCGGCGAGTGGATAATGCCTTTGAAATAACGTGTTCCTGATTGTAAAAAGTCGATACCCATACCAGGGTGGTTAAAATTTAAACCAAACATATTTAATCTTTGAAAAGTTTCAAGGAAGCGTCGCGGTTGCCGTGCAGTTAAAGCAAAACACTTTACTCCCTGTTGCTGTAGCCCGAGGATGAATTGCAAAGTCTGGCTCGACAACAAATCAGCGTTTTTTTGCGAGC encodes the following:
- a CDS encoding NUDIX domain-containing protein is translated as MKKIYYCLYSLIVLLFLTDDCFASVVSHEENEVRSEVSIRKINRMALGDFRVDDNPKQHYVFFDVDGVLLSEGGSQKNADLLSSQTLQFILGLQQQGVKCFALTARQPRRFLETFQRLNMFGLNFNHPGMGIDFLQSGTRYFKGIIHSPDDKSSDARISSKLQTLQAFMEHLASLGHKSTRISFIDDNAYHFAEQYQKKLNLNQPLDLYHYKRTFAPLYSSWQDLGEYSSQRDKIPNFSELKFVKTLSGGSGGVQVFIDPNGKQWTLKSWKNKHHGINECLAGAMYQKAGGHFPNFYLFNDVPECIKQQLGDTKLHRGGLYRLAEFVEGSQPTQEQLTELLAPNFASLALLSAWDIKPENFIITAEGALYLIDSGGALLHRSLGHRKMATRAKAAKDDMWFRHQVSEFASFRQGDTFGARNFAEITPENIKLQISQLLTARDQLLQQARDFCQAVRYEDTQELLQFFESRLQHLRFLDDFFDGKINPKADPFAFASLNDAAGTLIYKMEDGKPYILLGKRTRHNWWGNLGGKADAGERFYEAGARETLEESGDHLNFQSDILYMPSHDTVTVEDNLTLKRFRTYLAKVDHIDPQTLLQKLTDSSHAKEYSEFAWIAVEEVLQALESGDLVQEENQATIAIVPGGPVLHPPFLQSLQQPQIKQWLQALVSGKEIAGTCSQSVVGHPGLQEITEVVEDPATSSAQRMALWLSLAAQKQAQQQRANKLLKITAEANTASHNMLQHLLDAEAFKISVQDQIKKVIPCLNQKEAELLESIIDQEKFHNDKFVLYHGFDTDLWFNCCVLSSVRHMLDVSPEQTDMLRSLDNFSMEYQNANDLLNFILMGKTNYSKGFKCAGLSCNPTLFNNLRVSSSSTHAYFSGQSSLKPPRPWDITKTMFETLGITTDVLLHDLKALYQNHFGNFNGGALLQIFLKSEIVNQACYIAGSVGATVQDSTDQTVRQALPVLQSLKSGQDPQVQRNTSNIQVRLLADLAKFAPGAVVVQDYLYNAREYNARVNAAQIKQDLKRMLTPYLFPILSKLVCNQEVYSSRAPQTLEILRKTIGIEPYELQACQTPKIVKALNDKQYAEVLNCIIEDPDCLERTYVDDPDSLTENVVKDLQEITSMQQIISDISPEKCQQLFAPVEKLMTTQSWEKEMDKFLQIVKSVNAINCPNPSEFCKEVHHLIPSSAYSSDILRILEALGAMNLTDPAGFCRAVRPLISDAASVLGYLKDMQLSDPVSFCNAVRPLIKVSEYSSDAASVLGYLKDMQLSDPVSFCNAVRPLIKVSEYSSDAARVLGYLKDMQLSDPVSFCNAV